ATACTTAAGGGGAAGAACACGACCATGCCTGAAAGACATTCGGGAGAGGGGATATTTTTTACCTCAAAGGTCGCCGAACTGTTCGTTATGGAAAGCCACAGAAAAAAAGTGACCATCAACAACCGGAACAATGATGTTTACGTTGAGGATAGGCGTATGCTTAAGGGAACCAGTGTTCACTTTGAGATAAGCGTTGATTCCAAGACCGAGGTCACCAATATTTTTAAGGCATTCACCAACGAGAGTTTCACTTTTGATAAGAGCAGGATAAACGTCAGGCTCTTTGATTCCGGAGAGGCCTACATGTCGCGTTCGCAGGCGAAAAGGCTCCTACACTCATTGGAAAACTTCAAGAAGGTGGTCCTGGATTTCAACGGTATCGATACCATAGGACAGGCATTTGCCGATGAGGTCTTCAGGGTCTTCAAGAAACTTCATCCCGACATAGTGATAGAACCTGTGAATTGCGGTGAGAACGTGCAATTCATGATAGGTCATGTGAATAGTTAATTTAACTATTCACCATTTAACCGAAGTAAACAAACTGCCTGTGCAGCCATACCCTCATTGCGGCCGATGAAGCCGACGCCTTCGTTAGTTGTGGACTTGATGCTTATCTGGCCGATATCTATACCACAGGCTTTGGCGATATTCTCACGCATCTTTTCGATGTGAGGGGCAAGCTTTGGAGCTTCTGCGATAACCATGGCGTCGATATTAGTTATCAGTGATCGGTGATCAGTTATCAGTTTCACAACATGTTTCAAAAGTTCAACGCTCGATATGCCTTTGTATTTTGCATCGGTATTCGGGAAATGTTTTCCGATATCGCCAAGCGCCGCGGCGCCGAGTAGGGCGTCCATTATGGCGTGGATGATGACATCGGCATCGGAATGGCCGTCTAACCCGTGAGTGTGCGATATCTCAACGCCGCCGAGTATTAGTTTGCGCCCTTTGACCAAACGATGAATGTCGTATCCTATTCCTACTCGCATTTTAATTATATGTCATTGCGAGCGGCAGCGAAGCAATCCCACGCGGGAGATTGCTTCATCGCTTACGCTCCTCGCAATGACATGCTCTCCGCTATTACCATGTCCTCCGGTGTTGTTATCTTAATATTCTTTTCATCTCCGGCAAGGACGTATATTTCGTGACCGTAACGTTCAACTAAACTTGCCTCATCTGTCCCATAGAAATTTTCGATCATCGCCTGATTCATGGCAGATTCAAATACGTCGTAACGGAACGTCTGCGGTGTCTGCGCGCGCCAGAGTCCCGCACGTTCGACCGTTTCAACGATTCGGCCCCCGCCGTCCACGCGCTTGATAGTATCTTTCATTGGAATGGCCACTATACATGCACCGTGGGCCTTGGCCTCTTCTATGCTTTTATCTATCAGTTCCGGTGTAACGAAGGGCCTCACGCCGTCGTGAACGCATACCACCTCGCACCCTAAAGGTACCGCCTTTAGTCCCCTTGAAACAGAATCCTGCCTCTTTTCGCCTCCGGCGACCACCCATTTGACCTTTGGGGCCCTGCATTTTTTCAATATCTGGTCCTTTACAAGCGTTAATGAATTGGGGTCGGTGACAAGGACGATGGCGTCGACAAGTTTTGCGGCTTCGAACCTTTCAAGCGTATGGCAGAGGATAGGTTTTCCGCCAAGTTCAAGGTACTGCTTTGGCTGGGAGGAACCCATCCGTTTCCCTATGCCGGCCGCCGTTATGATGGCTACATTCTTCATAAAATAAAACCCCGTTCACCTTTTCAAATGAACGGGGTTTTAACCCTAACATTCCTTATTGTCAATCCTTCACTATTCAGTGAAGATCTGGTCGATCTTTTCTGTTATTTCTGTTTCCGTAAGCTCTTCAGCTATCGCGAGCTCCTTTATTGTAAGGGTCCTTGCGGTGTCGAGCATCTTTCTTTCGCCGAATGAAAGCTCCTTTTGATAGCGAAGGAGCATGAGATCACGAAGGACCTCCGCTATTTCATAGATAGAGCCCGTGCGGATCTTGTCCATGTATTCGCGATACCTTCTGTTCCATGTCTGATTGTCGATGGAGATATCTCTCTCTTTAAGGATGCTGTAAACGATATCTACCTGATCTTCGTTTATTACATCGCGGAGACCTACGCTCTTTACGTTGCTCGTCGGGACCATGATGGTCATGCCGTTGTCCATGATCTTCATGATATAGAACTGCTGTTTGTTACCGCTAATTTCGCGGTTCTCTATGGAATGGATCTTGCCAACCCCGTGTGCCGGATATACAGCAACATCTCCTACCTTGAATTCCCCCACTTGTGTCCTTTTCATCCCTAGCTCTCCTTTCATTTGATCGGGGGTAACGACCAGCTCGGAAGACCTCGCTGTTTACCCCCGTACCCCTCTCATTAGGACCGGCAGAGCCGGTTCCTAATTCGCTAATTCATCTTAATTTTCAATGTATTATCTACTATTACATCCCAAAAACGAGGTCACCTAATAACACAATTTTCAACTACCGTCAATAAAAGGGCCTTTTATTTATAAATAACCTGTTTATTGTTGTTTTTTAGCAGGTTAATTCCCTTATATGAAGTAATTACCATTTTGTTTTCGTTGTAATTATATGATTAATAGCGCTTTTTTAATCCCTCCTTGACATTTTTGAACTATTTAGTAATAGCTCCATCACTTTACGGGCAGATAGCTCAGTCGGTAGAGCAACGGACTGAAAATCCGTGTGTCGACGGTTCAATTCCGCCTCTGCCCACCATTTAAGCGGGGGTCCTGCAAAATGCCGCAGGATGCCATTCGCGTTTTTTGTGTTCGGGCGGCATTTTACAATGACCCCCGAACCCCCGCGCAAAACACTGGCGAAGCTAGGTGTTTTGCTTAAGTAATCAAAGAACAAAAAAAATGGGGGAGCAACTTGGTACATCCAAGTTACTCCCCCAAAAATTTCCCCAAGGTACTTACCTTCTCACTGCTCCCATTAAGATTATCGGCTATCTTTGGAAAAAGTTGCTTCTATGAAAGCGGCCGGTTTGTCAAGTGTCTTGTAAGTGTCCGTATTTCATGGATAATCAGCTTTTAACTTTTTTAACTATTTTTTAGGAAACACCTTTCCGTCGTCATAATGGACACATTTCAACTGTCACCGGCCACCCGAAAGTCGGTATTTAGTGGTCGAATCAAATGTGATAATTATCTGATGTAGTTTTCATCTATAATTCCGGCTCTTCTCCAAAGTGAGTGGGTGATTTGAGGGCATTTATGCTGAGAGGCTCATGCATTCTTGGGTAAGTAAAAAGTTATCCGTCAGGTGGCGCGCCGGCCCCCGAAGGGAGAACCGGTGCGCCGTCTTGTGGGTTTTTGTGGGTTTTTTCGGCGTGCGGGGCTTGGGGGTATTGCAAAATGTCGCCAAATCAAAATGATGCGAATAGCGACATTCGACATTTTGCAGGCCCCCATTATTATTTTATAAGCGTCGAAGCTGGCTTTGCCAGTTCGGCGTGCGGGGCTTGGGGGTATTGCAAAATGTCGCCAAATCAAAATGATGCGAATAGCGACATTCGACATTTTGCAGGCCCCCATTATTACAATGTGGCGGAGGACGGAATCGAACCGTCGGCCAGTGGGTTATGAATCCACTGCTCTAACCGCTGAGCTACCCCGCCTATTTAGATGGGGGGAACGACTCGCTCGAAGACTCGCTCCTTCCCCCCAATCCCCTCGGCTCACCC
This genomic stretch from Deltaproteobacteria bacterium CG11_big_fil_rev_8_21_14_0_20_49_13 harbors:
- the ispD gene encoding 2-C-methyl-D-erythritol 4-phosphate cytidylyltransferase, producing MKNVAIITAAGIGKRMGSSQPKQYLELGGKPILCHTLERFEAAKLVDAIVLVTDPNSLTLVKDQILKKCRAPKVKWVVAGGEKRQDSVSRGLKAVPLGCEVVCVHDGVRPFVTPELIDKSIEEAKAHGACIVAIPMKDTIKRVDGGGRIVETVERAGLWRAQTPQTFRYDVFESAMNQAMIENFYGTDEASLVERYGHEIYVLAGDEKNIKITTPEDMVIAESMSLRGA
- a CDS encoding 2-C-methyl-D-erythritol 2,4-cyclodiphosphate synthase, which encodes MRVGIGYDIHRLVKGRKLILGGVEISHTHGLDGHSDADVIIHAIMDALLGAAALGDIGKHFPNTDAKYKGISSVELLKHVVKLITDHRSLITNIDAMVIAEAPKLAPHIEKMRENIAKACGIDIGQISIKSTTNEGVGFIGRNEGMAAQAVCLLRLNGE
- a CDS encoding CarD family transcriptional regulator; translated protein: MKRTQVGEFKVGDVAVYPAHGVGKIHSIENREISGNKQQFYIMKIMDNGMTIMVPTSNVKSVGLRDVINEDQVDIVYSILKERDISIDNQTWNRRYREYMDKIRTGSIYEIAEVLRDLMLLRYQKELSFGERKMLDTARTLTIKELAIAEELTETEITEKIDQIFTE